A region from the Triticum aestivum cultivar Chinese Spring chromosome 3D, IWGSC CS RefSeq v2.1, whole genome shotgun sequence genome encodes:
- the LOC123075960 gene encoding uncharacterized protein isoform X1, with amino-acid sequence MGPLQAFWAWRTGEQSMPNIWRSLDAMDDQEGGLIFSVQFDPMRAGFDPTLISFPVPSLISRLLGWSNNSGQGRPQGSVMVVAAAVALYVAVLFVSGQQPRRRRLAASAAARPTSAVRLRPRALPLPAPDSGLLRILSWNNHQYLENVVHSASIGARDDEPVPVARVQSMPPDVAGATSALETKHGQLVKEEEVERFKELWLSLVEREQRLELRLMHLDGLREQLEHRVSVAAVETWILKLNALLLHEENERLKTQAAELEAVRAQLRRANEKLRALKERVQVERVESQREAAMLRDKVMDLELTGGRRERAFAAEAATLWKAKAGLEEENRELALRLQHAEQVSSSVTVSLVHEDDIVDEANYLREANDRLTRQIEQLRSDHCVHVEELVYLKWVNACLRHEIRGRDHHPSSAQQDQDGDGRAMTSAMDLSKSMSYRSSEKAKELMLRYGSLGLGGYDPALFSPLNETTDRDGKNHQLRFGDHDEPWRSPVMPPAVAATPKNPAGHGKLKFVRNIKKLLASRRRSQGHNHKSEKKAMRWLSSSSHDALSGDSSYESTPLSSCQRTRLSSVTTVDLDARARGGEAAAEVPVASRPEADTQG; translated from the exons GCATGCCCAACATATGGCGCTCGCTTGACGCCATGGACGACCAGGAGGGAGGTCTCATATTCTCCGTCCAATTTGATCCGATGAGGGCGGGCTTCGATCCTACTCTGATCAGCTTCCCTGTTCCATCGCTGATTAGTCGCCTTCTCGGATGGAGTAACAACAGTGGTCAAGGGAGGCCGCAGGGATCCGTGATGGTCGTCGCCGCTGCTGTTGCTCTTTACGTGGCTGTGCTCTTTGTTTCCGGTCAGCAGCCTCGCCGGCGACGTCTGGCTGCTTCTGCTGCAGCTAGGCCAACTTCTG CAGTCAGACTCAGACCTCGTGCTCTGCCTCTGCCTGCGCCGGACAGTGGGCTCCTCAGAATTCTGTCATGGAATAAT CACCAATATCTGGAGAACGTGGTTCACAGCGCGTCCATCGGTGCCCGGGACGATGAGCCGGTTCCGGTGGCAAGAGTTCAGAGCATGCCACCCGACGTGGCTGGAGCAACCTCTGCATTGGAAACGAAGCACGGTCAGCTggtcaaggaggaggaggtcgagcgGTTCAAGGAGCTGTGGCTGTCGCTCGTGGAGCGGGAGCAGAGGCTAGAGCTCCGGCTGATGCACCTCGATGGCCTTAGAGAGCAGCTCGAGCACCGCGTCAGCGTCGCCGCCGTGGAGACTTGGATCCTGAAGCTCAATGCCTTGTTACTGCATGAGGAGAACGAGAGGCTCAAGACCCAGGCGGCGGAGCTGGAGGCCGTCCGGGCGCAGCTGCGTCGCGCCAATGAGAAGCTGCGTGCGCTCAAGGAGCGGGTGCAGGTCGAGCGGGTGGAATCTCAGAGGGAGGCGGCGATGCTCCGGGACAAGGTTATGGATCTGGAACTGACGGgcgggaggagggagagggcgttTGCCGCGGAGGCGGCTACGCTATGGAAGGCCAAGGCCGGGCTGGAGGAGGAGAACAGGGAGCTTGCTCTGAGGCTGCAGCATGCGGAGCAGGTCTCCTCCTCTGTTACTGTTAGTCTGGTTCATGAG GACGACATCGTTGATGAAGCAAACTACCTGAGGGAGGCGAACGACAGGTTGACCAGGCAGATCGAGCAGCTACGCAGCGACCACTGCGTGCATGTCGAGGAGCTCGTCTACCTCAAGTGGGTCAACGCCTGCCTCCGCCACGAAATCCGTGGCAGAGACCACCACCCCTCGTCCGCCCAACAAGATCAGGACGGTGATGGCAGAGCCATGACGTCGGCCATGGATCTGAGCAAAAGCATGAGCTACCGCTCCAGCGAGAAGGCCAAGGAGCTCATGCTGCGGTATGGCAGCCTCGGCCTGGGCGGCTACGACCCCGCGCTCTTCTCGCCGCTTAACGAGACGACAGACCGCGACGGCAAAAATCACCAGCTGCGTTTTGGAGATCACGACGAGCCATGGCGGAGCCCAGTCATGCCGCCGGCAGTCGCGGCCACGCCCAAGAATCCTGCCGGGCATGGCAAGCTCAAATTTGTGAGGAATATCAAGAAGCTGCTAGCTAGCAGAAGAAGAAGCCAAGGCCACAACCACAAGAGCGAgaagaaggcgatgcggtggcTGTCCTCCAGCAGCCACGACGCGCTCTCCGGAGACAGCTCGTACGAGAGCACGCCGCTGTCGTCCTGCCAGCGGACACGGCTGAGCAGCGTGACGACCGTGGACTTGGACGCCCGTGCGCGCGGCGGGGAGGCGGCCGCAGAGGTGCCTGTCGCGTCGAGGCCGGAGGCGGATACTCAGGGTTAA
- the LOC123075960 gene encoding uncharacterized protein isoform X2 gives MGPLQAFWAWRTGEQSMPNIWRSLDAMDDQEGGLIFSVQFDPMRAGFDPTLISFPVPSLISRLLGWSNNSGQGRPQGSVMVVAAAVALYVAVLFVSGQQPRRRRLAASAAARPTSVRLRPRALPLPAPDSGLLRILSWNNHQYLENVVHSASIGARDDEPVPVARVQSMPPDVAGATSALETKHGQLVKEEEVERFKELWLSLVEREQRLELRLMHLDGLREQLEHRVSVAAVETWILKLNALLLHEENERLKTQAAELEAVRAQLRRANEKLRALKERVQVERVESQREAAMLRDKVMDLELTGGRRERAFAAEAATLWKAKAGLEEENRELALRLQHAEQVSSSVTVSLVHEDDIVDEANYLREANDRLTRQIEQLRSDHCVHVEELVYLKWVNACLRHEIRGRDHHPSSAQQDQDGDGRAMTSAMDLSKSMSYRSSEKAKELMLRYGSLGLGGYDPALFSPLNETTDRDGKNHQLRFGDHDEPWRSPVMPPAVAATPKNPAGHGKLKFVRNIKKLLASRRRSQGHNHKSEKKAMRWLSSSSHDALSGDSSYESTPLSSCQRTRLSSVTTVDLDARARGGEAAAEVPVASRPEADTQG, from the exons GCATGCCCAACATATGGCGCTCGCTTGACGCCATGGACGACCAGGAGGGAGGTCTCATATTCTCCGTCCAATTTGATCCGATGAGGGCGGGCTTCGATCCTACTCTGATCAGCTTCCCTGTTCCATCGCTGATTAGTCGCCTTCTCGGATGGAGTAACAACAGTGGTCAAGGGAGGCCGCAGGGATCCGTGATGGTCGTCGCCGCTGCTGTTGCTCTTTACGTGGCTGTGCTCTTTGTTTCCGGTCAGCAGCCTCGCCGGCGACGTCTGGCTGCTTCTGCTGCAGCTAGGCCAACTTCTG TCAGACTCAGACCTCGTGCTCTGCCTCTGCCTGCGCCGGACAGTGGGCTCCTCAGAATTCTGTCATGGAATAAT CACCAATATCTGGAGAACGTGGTTCACAGCGCGTCCATCGGTGCCCGGGACGATGAGCCGGTTCCGGTGGCAAGAGTTCAGAGCATGCCACCCGACGTGGCTGGAGCAACCTCTGCATTGGAAACGAAGCACGGTCAGCTggtcaaggaggaggaggtcgagcgGTTCAAGGAGCTGTGGCTGTCGCTCGTGGAGCGGGAGCAGAGGCTAGAGCTCCGGCTGATGCACCTCGATGGCCTTAGAGAGCAGCTCGAGCACCGCGTCAGCGTCGCCGCCGTGGAGACTTGGATCCTGAAGCTCAATGCCTTGTTACTGCATGAGGAGAACGAGAGGCTCAAGACCCAGGCGGCGGAGCTGGAGGCCGTCCGGGCGCAGCTGCGTCGCGCCAATGAGAAGCTGCGTGCGCTCAAGGAGCGGGTGCAGGTCGAGCGGGTGGAATCTCAGAGGGAGGCGGCGATGCTCCGGGACAAGGTTATGGATCTGGAACTGACGGgcgggaggagggagagggcgttTGCCGCGGAGGCGGCTACGCTATGGAAGGCCAAGGCCGGGCTGGAGGAGGAGAACAGGGAGCTTGCTCTGAGGCTGCAGCATGCGGAGCAGGTCTCCTCCTCTGTTACTGTTAGTCTGGTTCATGAG GACGACATCGTTGATGAAGCAAACTACCTGAGGGAGGCGAACGACAGGTTGACCAGGCAGATCGAGCAGCTACGCAGCGACCACTGCGTGCATGTCGAGGAGCTCGTCTACCTCAAGTGGGTCAACGCCTGCCTCCGCCACGAAATCCGTGGCAGAGACCACCACCCCTCGTCCGCCCAACAAGATCAGGACGGTGATGGCAGAGCCATGACGTCGGCCATGGATCTGAGCAAAAGCATGAGCTACCGCTCCAGCGAGAAGGCCAAGGAGCTCATGCTGCGGTATGGCAGCCTCGGCCTGGGCGGCTACGACCCCGCGCTCTTCTCGCCGCTTAACGAGACGACAGACCGCGACGGCAAAAATCACCAGCTGCGTTTTGGAGATCACGACGAGCCATGGCGGAGCCCAGTCATGCCGCCGGCAGTCGCGGCCACGCCCAAGAATCCTGCCGGGCATGGCAAGCTCAAATTTGTGAGGAATATCAAGAAGCTGCTAGCTAGCAGAAGAAGAAGCCAAGGCCACAACCACAAGAGCGAgaagaaggcgatgcggtggcTGTCCTCCAGCAGCCACGACGCGCTCTCCGGAGACAGCTCGTACGAGAGCACGCCGCTGTCGTCCTGCCAGCGGACACGGCTGAGCAGCGTGACGACCGTGGACTTGGACGCCCGTGCGCGCGGCGGGGAGGCGGCCGCAGAGGTGCCTGTCGCGTCGAGGCCGGAGGCGGATACTCAGGGTTAA
- the LOC123075961 gene encoding glycine-rich cell wall structural protein-like has product MSKWWCIASLLLCLAVAVAGRGMPARDDCDTVALAAGRNGQDGSGFGETKTAFAGSNGGDGGLFGGAVNGGPLGGGIAGFGPHGGFGAGAGPFGGFGGGFGAGGGGGGGGGGGGGVIP; this is encoded by the coding sequence ATGAGCAAGTGGTGGTGCATCGCCTCCCTCCTGCTGTGCctcgcggtggcggtggcgggcaGGGGCATGCCTGCTCGCGACGACTGCGATACTGTTGCTCTTGCTGCCGGTCGCAACGGCCAAGACGGTTCTGGTTTCGGTGAAACCAAGACCGCCTTTGCTGGGAGCAATGGTGGTGACGGCGGGCTCTTCGGCGGTGCCGTCAACGGTGGCCCTCTCGGCGGGGGCATCGCCGGCTTTGGCCCGCACGGCGGCTTTGGTGCCGGTGCCGGGCCGTTCGGTGGTTTCGGCGGTGGCTTCGGTgctggtggtggaggtggaggagggggaggcggcggcggcggcgtgatacCTTGA